Below is a genomic region from Ostrea edulis chromosome 10, xbOstEdul1.1, whole genome shotgun sequence.
TATgggctttgagcagggatggatctttatcgtaccacaccttctgtgacacggaTGCTCGGATtctgtggtctcatccgaaggagttatgagattgatcactgttcgtttatcttcacttttcatatttaccttcacctttcatagtgaTGAACATAATTTTGTGTTGTAGAGAGAGACCTTCTGATAATGGGCTATGTGCTGTACTTTACCAGTACGCGGTCAGTTCACGAAATCTATTGGTACATCTTGTTCCTCATCCACAACCCAGATGTAGTTGTACGCATGCGCAAAGAAATACAGGAACATGTTGGGATGAACAGATCCGTGACTATGGCGGACCAAGTGAAGCTTCCTTACTGCCGAGCCGTGATGTATGAAGTTCTGCGTGTCTCTGATACCGTCGTCATCCCACCTGTACACACATTCTCAGAGGACATCGAGGTCAAAGGTTTCACGCTGCCAACAGATGCTTGGTTGATGCCGGTATTAAGCACCGTCCACCTGGACCCGGCTATTTTTCCCGaaccagagaaatttaaacCAGAGCGATTTCTGAACGAGAATGGGGAACTGACTGGTTATGAAAAGGTGGACGCTACATTTTCGCTAGGTATGTGTGGTATAAAGAATCatcaatgataaaaaatttGCCTCTTTCTCACATTTATCATTTATACACGAAATGGTGTATACTGAGTCTGGTAAACTACAATATTACTCTCTCTCATCCTCGACAAAGGAACTTTACAATgtagatgtaaaacttacacggatccaattttgatgcaccagatgcgcatttcgacaaataatgtctcttcagtgatgctcaagccgaaatactggaaatccgaaataagactggaatcagattcgtctaaggatcag
It encodes:
- the LOC125665708 gene encoding cytochrome P450 2D4-like — protein: MGYVLYFTSTRSVHEIYWYILFLIHNPDVVVRMRKEIQEHVGMNRSVTMADQVKLPYCRAVMYEVLRVSDTVVIPPVHTFSEDIEVKGFTLPTDAWLMPVLSTVHLDPAIFPEPEKFKPERFLNENGELTGYEKVDATFSLGPRDCLAKNLGKMEIFLFLTTLVQNYDIENEAGKPLPSLGGMSRGFRRAIPYEVCLKKRNLINGR